In Brevundimonas subvibrioides, a genomic segment contains:
- a CDS encoding LacI family DNA-binding transcriptional regulator — protein MGPVGGAKFDVAWRRITLAAVTIYDVAARSGVSIKSVSRVLNGEPNVSPALREKVSRAVEALGYRRSLSARSLAGATSSLIAALADAALTIEHWRSGRGNDYLSRLELGALMECRKADYHLMVELVDHGAETLDRELMALLAAIRPGGVLLTPPNSDHGTVLDVLDQEGVNYARIGARTQLDRGFCVSMDERQASFDMTAYLISLGHRRIGFITGPPAYPASQLRQAGYQDALAAHGLALDEAAIVEGDFTFPSGMRGMTALLNSVPGLTGVFASNDDMALGALQAAAAAGLSVPQDLSLVGFDDTPSALFSTPTLTTIRQPVAEMAAEAMRGLIGLLKPDSVRPDGPMTVPYELIRRQSARAI, from the coding sequence ATGGGGCCGGTCGGCGGCGCTAAATTCGATGTTGCCTGGAGAAGAATCACTTTGGCGGCTGTCACGATTTACGATGTCGCGGCCCGGTCCGGCGTGTCGATCAAATCCGTATCGCGTGTGCTGAACGGAGAACCGAACGTCAGTCCGGCGCTGCGCGAGAAGGTGTCCAGGGCGGTCGAGGCCCTCGGTTATCGCCGTAGCTTGTCGGCGCGTAGTCTCGCAGGGGCGACCTCGTCCCTCATCGCGGCGCTGGCAGATGCAGCCCTGACGATCGAGCATTGGCGGAGCGGACGCGGGAACGACTATCTCAGCCGGCTGGAGCTGGGCGCCCTGATGGAATGTCGGAAAGCCGACTATCACCTGATGGTCGAGTTGGTCGATCATGGTGCCGAAACCCTGGACCGGGAACTCATGGCTTTGCTCGCGGCCATCCGCCCGGGCGGAGTGCTTCTGACGCCGCCGAATTCGGACCATGGCACGGTTCTGGACGTGCTTGATCAGGAGGGGGTGAACTATGCCCGCATCGGCGCACGAACACAGCTTGACCGGGGCTTCTGCGTGTCCATGGACGAACGCCAGGCCTCCTTCGACATGACGGCCTACCTCATTTCGCTCGGGCACCGACGTATCGGCTTTATCACCGGACCACCCGCCTATCCCGCAAGCCAGTTGAGGCAGGCGGGCTATCAGGACGCCCTGGCGGCCCACGGCCTGGCATTGGATGAAGCGGCGATCGTGGAGGGTGATTTCACCTTTCCGTCGGGCATGAGGGGCATGACGGCGCTTCTGAACTCGGTGCCCGGGTTGACCGGCGTCTTCGCGAGTAACGACGACATGGCGCTTGGTGCCCTGCAGGCGGCAGCGGCGGCCGGCCTTTCGGTGCCTCAGGATCTGTCGCTGGTGGGTTTCGATGACACGCCGAGCGCCTTGTTCAGCACCCCGACCCTGACCACGATCCGCCAGCCTGTGGCCGAAATGGCGGCGGAAGCCATGCGCGGCCTGATCGGGCTGCTGAAACCCGACAGCGTCAGGCCGGACGGGCCGATGACCGTTCCTTACGAGCTGATCAGGCGACAATCGGCGAGAGCGATATGA
- a CDS encoding sugar MFS transporter, with protein sequence MNAPSTADSPQGVVSGDVRYLQWFVFGLFFIFGGITSLNDVLIPKLKELYDLNYFEAMLIQTAFFAAYFIVALPAAALVQRIGYMRGAVVGLLIMLVGCLLFIPAARSGLFPTFLGALFVLAAGVTLVQVVANPLISMLGDPRSSHSRLTFAQAFNSLGTTVFPFVGAAMILGALATADPTEMAGPALIAYRAAESAVITNAYLGIAGALAVVALVVWLNRARLVEAPAERTSILRAFELLKRPRFAFGALCIFVYVGAEVAIASLMVNYLMQADVLGQSAETAGKLLIFYWGGALVGRFIGAAVLRAVPAWKALAFVAVCAIILIGLSVVTTGPVAGIALLAVGLFNAIMFPGIFTLACEGLGKRAAEGSGIICMAIVGGAIVPPLAGMIADASTLRVALAAPVACYLIIALFGRYCRKPLV encoded by the coding sequence ATGAATGCTCCTTCGACGGCCGACAGTCCGCAGGGTGTGGTGTCCGGAGATGTCCGATATCTCCAATGGTTTGTATTTGGCCTTTTCTTCATTTTTGGCGGCATCACAAGCCTTAATGACGTCCTGATACCCAAACTCAAAGAACTGTACGACTTGAACTATTTCGAGGCGATGCTGATCCAGACGGCCTTCTTTGCCGCCTACTTCATCGTCGCCCTGCCCGCCGCTGCGCTGGTTCAGAGAATAGGCTACATGCGAGGTGCCGTGGTCGGTCTGCTGATCATGCTGGTCGGCTGCCTCCTCTTCATCCCTGCGGCACGGTCCGGGCTGTTCCCGACCTTCCTCGGTGCGCTGTTCGTGCTGGCCGCCGGCGTCACGCTCGTGCAGGTCGTCGCCAATCCGCTGATCTCGATGCTGGGCGACCCGCGCTCGTCGCATAGCCGTCTGACCTTTGCGCAGGCGTTCAATTCGCTGGGCACGACGGTGTTTCCCTTCGTCGGCGCAGCCATGATCCTGGGCGCATTGGCGACCGCCGATCCGACGGAAATGGCCGGCCCGGCCCTGATCGCCTACCGCGCAGCGGAATCTGCGGTGATCACCAACGCCTATCTCGGGATTGCTGGTGCCCTGGCGGTCGTGGCTCTGGTGGTCTGGCTCAACCGCGCGCGGCTGGTCGAGGCCCCGGCCGAGCGCACCTCCATCCTGCGGGCGTTCGAATTGCTGAAGCGGCCCCGGTTCGCTTTTGGCGCGCTCTGCATCTTCGTCTATGTCGGCGCCGAAGTGGCGATCGCCAGCCTGATGGTCAACTATCTGATGCAGGCGGACGTCCTGGGTCAGTCGGCCGAGACCGCCGGCAAGCTGCTGATCTTCTACTGGGGAGGGGCCCTGGTCGGTCGCTTCATCGGTGCCGCCGTGCTTCGGGCTGTGCCGGCGTGGAAGGCTCTGGCCTTCGTCGCCGTTTGCGCCATCATCCTGATCGGCCTGTCGGTGGTGACCACCGGGCCGGTCGCCGGCATCGCCTTGCTCGCCGTGGGCCTGTTCAATGCCATCATGTTTCCAGGCATCTTTACCCTGGCGTGCGAAGGCCTGGGCAAACGTGCCGCTGAAGGATCCGGCATCATCTGCATGGCCATTGTCGGCGGTGCAATCGTTCCGCCGCTGGCCGGGATGATCGCCGACGCTTCGACCCTGCGCGTGGCGCTGGCGGCTCCGGTGGCCTGCTATCTGATCATCGCCCTGTTCGGACGATACTGCCGCAAGCCCCTGGTTTGA